The Elaeis guineensis isolate ETL-2024a chromosome 14, EG11, whole genome shotgun sequence genome has a segment encoding these proteins:
- the LOC105057485 gene encoding thiamine pyrophosphokinase 1 isoform X3 produces the protein MDSIRDDVKEFYSNLEVKIVDESHDQDTTDLHKCVAFVCNSIPDPEKSNLCILVVGALGGRFDHEVGNINVLYRFSNIRIILLSDDCLIYLLPKTHRHEIHIQSSVEGPHCGLIPAGAPSTSTTTTGLQWDLTDMGMSFGGLISTSNIVCGAKVTVRSDSDLLWTISIRRAN, from the exons ATGGATTCTATAAGAGATGATGTGAAAGAGTTTTATTCTAATTTG GAGGTCAAAATAGTTGATGAGTCCCATGATCAGGACACTACGGATCTGCACAAGTGTGTAGCTTTTGTTTGCAACAGCATACCTGATCCAGAGAAATCTAAT CTATGCATTCTTGTTGTGGGAGCACTTGGTGGAAGGTTTGATCATGAAGTTGGAAACATCAATGTTCTATATCGGTTCTCAAACATccggattattcttctatcagatgattgcttgatttatcttctacCAAAAACACATCGCCATGAGATCCACATCCAATCATCAGTTGAAGGGCCACACTGTGGTCTGATCCCGGCTGGTGCACCTTCCACTAGTACCACCACCACTGGTCTGCAGTGGGATCTGA CTGACATGGGAATGAGTTTTGGTGGTTTAATAAGCACTTCAAATATTGTGTGTGGGGCAAAGGTTACAGTTCGGTCTGATTCAGATCTCTTGTGGACGATATCAATCCGAAGGGCAAATTGA
- the LOC105057484 gene encoding uncharacterized protein has translation MRNPSLSLKLAFTFSFAFSYSLTLSSSFSPSLPSLPKLSSPLSLKSSSSASPSSPSPSQQLAADLLALLGSKRDAARIPAGEAREFRSCLRFLVPFDPPSEPSRLHQIPSQRDLLAGCVGDTTEFDEMVWWPPAPVMELARLAVDSGGDPGAIHRTLDPSVLPVPDVEGLKKDKCQLTRTPYGRRFVNEELNSYFAFLFELIVARAPLVGLNVSLSRYDLFHGHLFLASESGRLGILFHAKEYPAYDKKSFPYNLGHCQTESDVVYDDSMNLRNILWLAPLPSNATKAWVAPGVLVVLDADPEGIIYKKLVPEYVDFVRTIYEDDFGEVVADVNYLNMGNVVPGDRIFIC, from the exons ATGAGaaacccctccctctctctcaagCTCGCCTTCACCTTCTCCTTCGCCTTCTCCTACTCCTTaaccctctcttcctccttctctccctctctaccATCTCTCCCCAAACTCTCCTCCCCTCTCTCCCTCAAATCCTCCTCCTCTGCTTCcccttcttctccctctccttcccaacaGCTCGCCGCCGATCTCCTCGCCCTCCTCGGGAGCAAACGAGATGCCGCAAGGATCCCTGCCGGCGAGGCCCGAGAGTTCCGGTCCTGCCTCCGATTCCTCGTACCCTTCGACCCTCCTTCGGAACCCTCTAGGCTCCACCAGATTCCTTCACAGAGGGACCTCCTCGCCGGATGCGTAGGCGACACTACGGAGTTTGATGAGATGGTATGGTGGCCGCCGGCTCCGGTAATGGAGCTCGCCCGCCTCGCTGTGGATTCCGGCGGTGATCCAGGCGCGATCCACCGGACCTTGGATCCCTCGGTTTTGCCG GTGCCGGATGTTGAGGGACTGAAGAAGGATAAGTGTCAGCTCACAAGAACTCCATATGGGAGGCGCTTTGTTAATGAG GAGTTGAACTCGTACTTTGCTTTCTTATTTGAACTAATCGTTGCACGGGCACCTTTGGTGGGCTTGAATGTCTCACTTAGTCGATATGACTTGTTTCATGGGCATCTTTTCCTCGCATCTGAATCTGGGAGGCTTGGCATTCT GTTCCATGCCAAAGAATATCCAGCATATGATAAGAAATCATTTCCTTATAATCTGGGCCATTGCCAGACAG AATCTGATGTGGTGTATGATGATTCTATGAACCTGAGGAATATCCTTTGGCTGGCACCATTGCCAAGTAATGCCACAAAGGCTTGGGTGGCGCCAG GAGTCCTTGTGGTCCTGGATGCTGATCCTGAAGGAATTATATATAAGAAACTAGTGCCAGAATATGTGGACTTTGTGAGAACAATTTATGAAG ATGATTTCGGAGAGGTTGTGGCTGATGTCAATTACTTAAATATGGGAAATGTAGTTCCTGGGGACAGGATTTTCATTTGCTAG
- the LOC105057482 gene encoding uncharacterized protein isoform X1 has protein sequence MAGEWVERRGSVWKDCARALQLRIRDRFRVAVDRHRNWRVEADYSLTLRRWILRVRSVWRCPSTPARSSSLRFYRKRVDKNVDEVDDSIVVRLLRALAVPVIGNACHVFMHGLNCVQIYGAEKLHQALLERPEGTPLITVSNHVAAVDDPLVIASLLPPSVMLDARNLRWTLCATDRCFTNPVLSAFFRCVKVLPVSRGEGIYQKGMDMALSKLNNGGWVHIFPEGSRSRDGGRTIGSARRGVGRCLRKLAGIRSCSNQPYENILPCLSYYSGDALRLVMDADSTPMVIPFVHTGMQEIMPLGTHFPKIGKKVTVLIGDPIAFDDLLIDKDDAQHDSRGILYDAVSSRVGHRLQELKVQVDRLALEQPLEVQEYYIHNSKRGYGIWQQVDWEAFGMGNFMLSEEDSKFAKRASPKQTVQNVDQPQKLNLAPRTFREGFSCEGGIVSRIRGFMNPTDLMGFAARGLFVNGRTPDGRRQSVQEVGLKAWKQFLEGNIFQQWNSM, from the exons ATGGCGGGAGAGTGGGTCGAGCGCCGGGGAAGTGTGTGGAAGGACTGCGCGCGGGCGCTGCAGCTCCGGATCCGGGACCGGTTCCGGGTGGCGGTGGATCGCCACCGCAACTGGCGAGTGGAGGCCGACTACTCCTTGACGCTCCGGCGCTGGATCCTCCGCGTCCGGAGCGTCTGGAGGTGTCCCTCCACTCCCGCTCGTTCTTCTTCTTTGAGATTCTATCGCAAAAGAG TGGACAAGAATGTTGATGAAGTTGATGATTCAATTGTAGTTCGCTTACTTCGAGCCTTGGCAGTTCCTGTTATTGGGAATGCTTGTCATGTCTTTATGCATGGGCTGAACTGTGTTCAG ATATATGGTGCAGAAAAATTACATCAGGCATTACTAGAAAGACCTGAAGGCACACCTCTTATAACG GTTAGCAATCATGTGGCCGCTGTCGATGACCCACTTGTGATTGCATCTCTACTTCCACCAAGTGTTATGTTAGATGCCCGCAATTTAAGATGGACACTATGTGCTACCGACCGTTGTTTTACAAATCCAGTGTTGTCTGCATTCTTCCGGTGTGTCAAAGTTTTACCTGTTTCACGTGGTGAAGGTATTTATCAAAAG GGAATGGATATGGCTCTGTCCAAGCTAAACAATGGTGGGTGGGTTCATATATTTCCAGAAGGCAGTCGCTCTAGGGATGGTGGAAGAACCATTGGTTCTGCCAGGAGAGGGGTTGGAAG GTGTTTGAGGAAGCTTGCTGGAATCAGATCATGTTCAAACCAACCATATGAAAATATCCTGCCTTGTCTGTCTTACTATTCTGGTGATGCTTTGAG GTTGGTGATGGATGCAGATAGTACTCCTATGGTTATTCCCTTTGTCCACACTGGGATGCAAGAAATCATGCCCCTGGGAACGCACTTTCCAAAGATTGGAAAGAAG GTGACAGTGCTGATTGGTGATCCAATTGCTTTTGATGATTTGCTCATTGATAAGGATGATGCTCAGCATGATTCTAGAGGAATTCTATATGATGCTGTGTCATCAAGGGTTGGTCATCGGCTCCAAGAGCTAAAAGTCCAGGTCGACAGATTAGCCCTGGAACAACCATTAGAAGTTCAAGAATATTATATACATAATAGCAAACGTGGATATGGAATTTGGCAGCAGGTTGATTGGGAAGCTTTTGGCATGGGAAACTTCATGTTATCAGAGGAAGACTCTAAGTTTGCTAAGCGAGCAAGTCCCAAGCAAACAGTGCAGAATGTTGATCAGCCCCAGAAGCTCAACCTTGCTCCTCGGACTTTTAGGGAGGGATTCTCATGTGAAGGTGGTATTGTCTCCAGAATTCGTGGATTCATGAATCCAACTGATCTCATGGGGTTTGCTGCTAGAGGCTTGTTTGTGAACGGCAGGACACCGGATGGAAGGCGTCAAAGCGTTCAAGAAGTGGGTCTTAAAGCCTGGAAACAGTTCCTTGAAGGAAATATATTCCAGCAATGGAATAGCATGTGA
- the LOC105057482 gene encoding uncharacterized protein isoform X2: MAGEWVERRGSVWKDCARALQLRIRDRFRVAVDRHRNWRVEADYSLTLRRWILRVRSVWRCPSTPARSSSLRFYRKRVDKNVDEVDDSIVVRLLRALAVPVIGNACHVFMHGLNCVQIYGAEKLHQALLERPEGTPLITVSNHVAAVDDPLVIASLLPPSVMLDARNLRWTLCATDRCFTNPVLSAFFRCVKVLPVSRGEGIYQKGMDMALSKLNNGGWVHIFPEGSRSRDGGRTIGSARRGVGRLVMDADSTPMVIPFVHTGMQEIMPLGTHFPKIGKKVTVLIGDPIAFDDLLIDKDDAQHDSRGILYDAVSSRVGHRLQELKVQVDRLALEQPLEVQEYYIHNSKRGYGIWQQVDWEAFGMGNFMLSEEDSKFAKRASPKQTVQNVDQPQKLNLAPRTFREGFSCEGGIVSRIRGFMNPTDLMGFAARGLFVNGRTPDGRRQSVQEVGLKAWKQFLEGNIFQQWNSM; this comes from the exons ATGGCGGGAGAGTGGGTCGAGCGCCGGGGAAGTGTGTGGAAGGACTGCGCGCGGGCGCTGCAGCTCCGGATCCGGGACCGGTTCCGGGTGGCGGTGGATCGCCACCGCAACTGGCGAGTGGAGGCCGACTACTCCTTGACGCTCCGGCGCTGGATCCTCCGCGTCCGGAGCGTCTGGAGGTGTCCCTCCACTCCCGCTCGTTCTTCTTCTTTGAGATTCTATCGCAAAAGAG TGGACAAGAATGTTGATGAAGTTGATGATTCAATTGTAGTTCGCTTACTTCGAGCCTTGGCAGTTCCTGTTATTGGGAATGCTTGTCATGTCTTTATGCATGGGCTGAACTGTGTTCAG ATATATGGTGCAGAAAAATTACATCAGGCATTACTAGAAAGACCTGAAGGCACACCTCTTATAACG GTTAGCAATCATGTGGCCGCTGTCGATGACCCACTTGTGATTGCATCTCTACTTCCACCAAGTGTTATGTTAGATGCCCGCAATTTAAGATGGACACTATGTGCTACCGACCGTTGTTTTACAAATCCAGTGTTGTCTGCATTCTTCCGGTGTGTCAAAGTTTTACCTGTTTCACGTGGTGAAGGTATTTATCAAAAG GGAATGGATATGGCTCTGTCCAAGCTAAACAATGGTGGGTGGGTTCATATATTTCCAGAAGGCAGTCGCTCTAGGGATGGTGGAAGAACCATTGGTTCTGCCAGGAGAGGGGTTGGAAG GTTGGTGATGGATGCAGATAGTACTCCTATGGTTATTCCCTTTGTCCACACTGGGATGCAAGAAATCATGCCCCTGGGAACGCACTTTCCAAAGATTGGAAAGAAG GTGACAGTGCTGATTGGTGATCCAATTGCTTTTGATGATTTGCTCATTGATAAGGATGATGCTCAGCATGATTCTAGAGGAATTCTATATGATGCTGTGTCATCAAGGGTTGGTCATCGGCTCCAAGAGCTAAAAGTCCAGGTCGACAGATTAGCCCTGGAACAACCATTAGAAGTTCAAGAATATTATATACATAATAGCAAACGTGGATATGGAATTTGGCAGCAGGTTGATTGGGAAGCTTTTGGCATGGGAAACTTCATGTTATCAGAGGAAGACTCTAAGTTTGCTAAGCGAGCAAGTCCCAAGCAAACAGTGCAGAATGTTGATCAGCCCCAGAAGCTCAACCTTGCTCCTCGGACTTTTAGGGAGGGATTCTCATGTGAAGGTGGTATTGTCTCCAGAATTCGTGGATTCATGAATCCAACTGATCTCATGGGGTTTGCTGCTAGAGGCTTGTTTGTGAACGGCAGGACACCGGATGGAAGGCGTCAAAGCGTTCAAGAAGTGGGTCTTAAAGCCTGGAAACAGTTCCTTGAAGGAAATATATTCCAGCAATGGAATAGCATGTGA